CTCAGAATAAAAAAGCAGCAATTGTAGAATTGCTGCTTTTTGTCTGTCTAAAGTATTTGTTTATGTCGTAGGTACAGTATTATGCTTTACCGCTAAGTCTAAGAAGTTAGGCAGTAGATGGGCATAGGTCCACATAATTTTATCGGGGTCATTCAACTGTTCAATCATGCTCTTCCATTTTTCTTCTCCATGTGTTTCTATTACAATCTTCTTTTTTTCTTCAGTCTGCAGGTACATACTCATACCTATGGCATCGGCCTCTGGATGAAATTGGGTACCCATCATGTACTTATTAAACCGGATGCCCATCATAGCTTGTAAATAGGGCACATGGGGCCGATATTTTTCTATACACAACACTTCTGCTCCTAATTGATCCAGTCGATTCCAGTTAGGGTCAATTACTTGCCAGTCGCGGCTGTCTACCACATAAAAAGGATCCTTAAGGCCTTTGAATAATGGGTCTACCTGGCCTTCTTTCAATACATGTACCGGGAAAACACCAAAGGCTGTAGACTTGCGCTTGGCAACAGTACCTACCCCATAATGACGACAAATCAATTGAAAAGAGTGACAAATGAAGAAAACAAACTTCTTATTGGGTTTTGATGGATTAGCATTCCATTTTTCAACTGCTGAAAACCAATTAAAGTACGCTGCTTCCCAATCAGAGCCAATACTCTCTAAAGGAGAGCCTGGTCCGCCGCTGGAAATGTAAATATCATAACTCATGTCAGGCACCTGGCAATGCTGACGCACATCAAATTCATCCCACTCCAGTTCCAGGCTGTGAAACTCGCTCCATTGATTGAGTATTTCACGAATACAGCGCATGCCTTGATTGGCATGGCCTTCATAGAGGTCTAATATTGCTACTCGGATCATTTTCTTTACTTCTAAAAAAAGAGGGACAAAGTTACCTTCTTTCTGGTAAGCTACTTGCCATACACACGGTTTCCGCCTATATAAGTAGCCAAAACAGTGGTTTTTAACACGTCTGTAGGCAATACAGTCATCAAATCGCGGTCTAAAATGACAAAATCGGCAAACTTACCCTTCTCTAGACTACCTTTTTCGCCTTCTTCAAAATTGCTCTTAGCAGCCCAAATGGTCATGCCGCGAATGGCTTCTTCCCGGCTTAAGGCATTTTCCATTTGAAACCCGCCTGCAGGATATCCCTTTGCGTCTTGGCGAAACACACTAGCCAGGAAGGTTTTGAAAGGAGAGATGTCCTCAACAGGGAAATCGGTACCTAATGGTATCCAGCCATTTTGCTGCAGCAGTTGTTTATAAGCATAGGCTCCTTTTACGCGCTCATTTCCTAAGCGGTCAGCTGCCCAATACATATCAGATGTGCCATGTGTAGGCTGTACAGAAGGAACGATGTTATTCTGACCAAATAAATCAAAATCGGCCTGGTTGATCACCTGTGCATGCTCAATACGCCAGCGCTTGTCATTTTTGCCTTTTAAGTATTTAGCGTAAATGTTCAAAATAGCACGGTTGCCAGAGTCACCAATAGCATGTGTACACATTTGGAAATCTTTGCTGGCAATGATATTGGCTACTGAATCGAAATGAGAAAGGGGGCTTAACAAAAAGCCATACCAGTTGGGACGATCAGTATAAGGCTGCAGCAGACAAGCACCACGCGAGCCCAGCGCACCATCGGCATATACTTTAAACGAGCGTACACTCAAATGATCGGTTTTGATCTTGCCTTTATCAAAGATGTAATCATAGTTCTGTTTGGCATCGCTCAGCATGGCATACACTCTCATTTTCAGTTCACCTTTCTTTTGCAGCGAGTCAATTGTCAATACTTCACGATAATCTAATCCACAATCATCAACTGTGGTTAAGCCTACTGCAAAGCAGTTTTGTTGTGCTTGGTCTAATGCTTTTTTTATTTGTGCAGGTGTTGCCGCCGGTATTTTGGATGATACTAGATCTACAGCGTTATCTATTAATACACCTGTTAGCTTACCATCTTTTACTTCTACTTCACCGCCTGTCAGCGTTGCGCCTGGTTTCACACCTGCAAGGTCTAAAGCCTTTTGATTGGCAATAGCGGCATGGCCATCAATTCGGGTTAGTATTACAGGGCGACCAGGAAACAGTTGGTCTAACCTTTCTTTTGTGGGGTATTGTTTTACGTCCCAATCATTTTGATCCCATCCTCTTCCAATCAACCAACCTTCTTGGTTCTGTTGGGCAAAGGCTTGCAATTTAGTCAAGATATCTTCCCAACTGGTTGTGCCAACAAGGTCGGCCGTTTGTAAGCCTAAACCATAACGGTAAAAATGGGCATGTGCATCGATAAGACCGGGGTAGATGACCTTGCCTGCGGCGTCTACTTTATCCTTTGCACTATAGTTAGTGGTAATGTCTTTTGTTGTACCAACAGCGGCTATTTTACCATCTTTTATGGCCATAGCTTCTGCAATAGAAAAGCTGGAGTCAACAGTATAGATCTTCGCATTATATACGATCAGGTCTACATTCGATGCCGTATTACAGGCTATAAAAACAAAAGAAACAAGTAGAAGTTTAATTAGAATTCTCACTGTATTAATTTAAAAGGGGTAATGAATTATTGTTTGAATAATGCAGGATGTTTTTTATTGTGATCTGTACGGTCCTGATAAGCCTTAGCAAACTCTAAGATAGATGCCTCATCATAGAGATTGCCCAAAAGTGTAATGCTTTGTGGATTGCCAGACTTGTTGAATCCAATTGGGAAACATAAGGCCGGATTTCCGGTAAGATTGGTAATGCTCAATTGGCTGCCAGCAAATGTAGGTACAATCACTACATCGTAATCCTTCATAAAGTCTTGAATCTTTTGGTTTAAGGTAGAGCGATAGCGATTGGCATTGATATATTCAACTGCTGGAATATAGCGGGCTGCCCGCCAGGTGTTTGGCCAAAAGTTCTTGTCTTGCCGCTCAATAAGGTCATCTCGATTGCTGCGAGTGAGTTCATCAAATGCAGCAGCGCTTTCAGCATCTAGAATAATACTTACTAAGTTATTATTGTACACACCAGAGTCAGGAAATGTAACCGGAACGATATCAGCTCCCAAGGCTTTAAAATCTTCCAGTGCTTTCCATTCCAATGCATCTTTATTTAAGCGTTTAAAGTAGTTTTCAGCATAAGCAATGCGCATTTTCTTTACATCCTTTTTTGGTGAATAGTTGAAAGCATGATTTACAGCAGAAGGGTCTTTGCTATCTGTTCCATGTATGGCAGCATATACGATAGCACAATCTTCAGCACTGCGACAAATAGGCCCCGCTTTATCTAAACTCCAGCATAAGACCATAGCGCCCGAACGACTTACTGTACCAAATGTTGGGCGTAAGCCTGTAGCTCCTGTGCGAGTGGAAGGAGAGATAATAGAACCTAAGGTTTCAGTACCAATAGCAAATGGAAGCAGACCTGCTACTGTTGTAGCTGCTGAACCAGCCGAGGAGCCACTAGAGCCTTGACGCAAGTTCCAGGGATTATTAGTCCTGCCACCAAACCACAGATCATTAAAGGCTAGGGCGCCTAGCGAAAGCTTGGCGCACAATACAGCACCGGCTTTATGGAGTTGCTCATACACAAAGGAGTTTTCATCAATGACCTGGTCCTTATATGGCGTCGTGCCCCAAGTGGTTTTATACCCTTTTACAGCAAAAAGGTCTTTAAGGCCATAGGGAATACCCTGCAAAGGACCGCGGTAGATGCCTTTTTTCAAATCGGCATCTGCTTGTTGCGCCTCTTTTATGGCCAGATCTTCAGTTAGCGTAATGACAGCCTTTAATGAATCATCCCATTTCTTTAAGCGGTCAATAAAGAACTGCGTAAGTTCTACAGAACTTATCTTTTTATTTTTTATTAAGGAAGCTAATTGGGGTATGGAATAAAACGCAAGTTCCGCACGGTTCTTTGGCAATGCAACATTTGTGGGTATGTTCCACACAATCTTTTGTTGTTGAGTAGGAATGCTAAAGCCAATAGGAGCGGGGTTATAGGCAAACGGGTACGCAAGGTGGTTAGGTGGCATGCTGCGGTGCATACCTGCATAAATGGCCGTGTAGTCATTAATGCTTTCCAACATAGAGTCTGCTTCTGCTGAAGTAAAGTTTAAATGAAACAGTCCAGCTGTTTTCTGTAATAATTGAAGGGAGTCTTGTTTCGTTTGCGATAAAGCAGGAACGGAAATAAAAAGGGTTAACCCAACTAGTAGTTGTTTCATGTGTATTGTGATAAGTATCAAAGTAAAAAAATAATATTATCTTTTAATCACGATCAAATTGTTATGCGAACTTTTCTATATCTGTCCCTGCTTTTTATTATAGCGGCTTGTCAGCAAAAACAAACAGCAACTCCTACAGTAGCCGAGTATTTTAATTATGGAGATACCGGAGTACAAACGGCAGGTATCAAAATGATACCTATACATACACCCGTTGGTAATTTTAAAGTATGGACCAAGCGGTTTGGCAATAACCCGCGCATTAAAGTCTTGTTGTTACATGGCGGGCCTGCCATGACCCATGAATACATGGAAGCGTTTGAAAGCTTCTTCCCTAAAGAAGGCTTTGAATTTTATGAGTATGACCAATTAGGATCTTATTATTCTGATCAACCTATCGATAGCAGTTTATGGACAATTGATCGTTTTGTTGATGAAGTAGAGCAAGTGCGAAAGGCGTTGGACTTAACCAATGATAATTTCTATTTATTAGGTAACTCCTGGGGTGGCATTCTAGCTATGGAATATGCATTAAAGCATCAGCAAAACCTCAAGGGCTTGATAATCTGTAATATGATGGCAAGTGCACCTGAGTATGGCCGTTATGCTGAAGAGGTTTTGGCCAAGCAAATGGATCCAAAAGTCTTAGATACGGTTCGTCAGATAGAAGCAAGAGGGGATTTTTCCAATCCCAAGTATATGGAACTACTATTACCTAATTTCTATCATGAGCATTTGTGTCGTCTTGCAGAGTGGCCTGATCCTTTCAATCGTTCACTCAAGCATATTAACAGCTCTATTTATACATTGATGCAAGGGCCTTCTGAATTTGGTATTGCTGGCCGATTGGCAAACTGGGATATCACAAAACGATTACCTGAGATAACAGTGCCTACACTCACTGTTGGTGCCAAATACGACACCATGGACCCGGAACACATGAAGTGGATGAGCACACAGGTAAAGAAGGGCAGCTATTTGTATTGCCCTAACGGAAGCCATTTATCCATGTGGGATGACCAGAAGGTTTTTATGGATGGTGTGATCAGTTGGATCAAAAAGGTAGACCAGTCAGCCAATTAAACCGTTGTCGTTTGCAAATGGGCTGCTACCGCATGCAGTATTTCATTCATTAATACTGAAGATTCATCCAACGTGGCGTTGGCAAAGATCAATTGATTGGGACCAGTGGAGATGATCTTGTTACCAGGCAATTGCTCCATGATATCACTTGGAAGCATACTAATTGTATACTCCATAAAGAAGGGCGTTTGTCTAACAGCAATCATGGCTGTTAACAACGCGTTTTCATAGGAGAAGTTGATGGTGAAAATACGGGCCATGTTTTATCCATTTTATTGCTGCAAGCATGATAATGGTGGAATGCTTGCTATTAATTATCAGCAAGTTTTTTCATGGTACGGTTTGTCTAAACAAGATACAAAAACAATCTGGAAATTTATTTAACGTGTATTAAATACCTGTTAGAAACTGACTTTGAATATAGTCTGTTACACTTACTAAATTTTTTGATTCTTCATACACTTTCAATTGGCGGTCGGCACCAGTTCCGTTCTCCAACATCCTGTGTACATAATCAATACGATGACGAGAGCCCAAATGATCCACTACATCATCCACAAAATCAAGTAGTTCATAAATCAATACACGTGTATTGATTTCTTCTTCTTTTCCAAAGTCGATTAAGTAGCCGTCAATACCATAGCGGCTGGCGCGCCATTTATTCTCATTGATCAAGGCTCGTGAATACTGAATGTAGTTCATGTTCTGTTGCCGCAACTTATAAATCTTGGCACATATTGCCTGAAAGAGAGCTGCAATTGTTATGGTTTCATCAACAGTCATCGGCACATCACAGATTCTGAATTCCACTGTATTGAAGAAGGGGTGTACTCTTAAGTCCCACCAGATCTTTTTGGCATTGTCAATACAATTGGTTTTCATCAGCAACTTTACATAATTATCATAAGCCTCAATACTTTCAAATGCTTCTGGAATACCAGTGCGGGGAAACTTGTCAAACACTTTGGTTCTGTACGACTTATAACCTGTTTTACGTCCTTCCCAAAAAGGAGAGTTGGTACTTAGTGCATAAATATGCGGGAGAAAGTAACGTGTGCTATTGGCAATATGATTGGCCATCTCGCGGGTTTCCATGCCTACATGCACATGCAAACCAAAGATCAAATTGCTTCGGGCTGCTTCCTGTAGTTCATTTACGATCTCATTGTAGCGAATATGATCCGTAATTAATTGGCTTTCCCAGTGTGAAAAAGGATGCGTGCCAGATGCACCAATAGAATGCCCTAAACTTTGTGCAATATCTGAAATGGTTTTACGTAACAGAGCAATATCTGTGAACGCTTCATCTATATTCTGACAGATGTCTGTCCCCACTTCTACTACGGCCTGGTGCATTTCAGCCTTCACCTTGTCTTTGATGATCTTTTGACCTTCGTGTACAATGCGTTGTTCATGACTTTGTAGTTCCCGGGTAGCGGGATCCAGTACCATGTATTCTTCTTCAACGCCCAGTGTAAAACTCTTATAATTCAGATATGCCATGTAGTAATTCTATTTTGGATATTGCTTTTCTTTTGTTTGTTAGTTTGGTGTAAGTTGTACGTGAAACGTGAGCTAGGAGATCCCTCTTTCACGTTTATCGTTTCACCTTTCACAAGTGGCCTCTGCCTAGCTATTATCTGCAGCTTGCTCTCCTTTTCCGCGTTTAGCCTTTTTAGCAGGAGCCTTTGCTTTGCTTTCCACTTTTGCGGGTGCTTGCTTTTTCGGTGCTTTCGCTTTCGGTTCACCTGTTAACGGCATTCCCGCTACACTATGTTTTATATAATTACCCCAGGTTAGATTATCCTGTCCATCCTTTTGGGCCAACGCTCTTTCTATTGCATAGTTAGCTGCCGTTTCTACCACCCATTCAAAGTTGTCCTCACCCACACTGGTGCGTTCAGCATCAGGAGCCGGATTGCCAAAATCAATGGCATAAGGTACACCATCACGCACTGCTAATTCCACTGTGTTGAAATCGTAACCTAAATAATGGTTGATGCGTAAAACAATTTCTTCCATTTGCTTCAAGCGCTCCTGCGATGGCGTAAAGTTCGCTTCATAACGCTGGTGGTGGGGGTTGCGTGGTTCATACGGCATAATACGTACATATTTGCCACCAATGCAATAGCAGCGATAGTACTCTTCAAAAACGATCTCTTCTTGTAGTAGCATTACCAGTTGCCCGGTTTCTGCATGCTTCTGGTAAAATTCATCCATGTTATCCAGGCGGTATACATTTTTCCATCCGCCACCGGCATAGGGCTTCATGTAGGCAGGGAAACCTACATAATTAAAAATACCTTCCCAGTCTAGTGGATAGGCCAGGTTGGCAAACGACTCATTCTTGGTATCTACAGGCAGATCGTAAGAAGGAAGGATGGCTGTACGGGGAACTGGTACGCCAATTTGCGTCATCAGGCAATTGTTGAAGTACTTATCATCGGCACTCCACCAAAAAGGGTTGTTGATCACAGCCGTTCCGGTAAGAGCTGCATTTTTAAGCCAGGTGCGGTAGAATGGAACATCCTGTGAAATGCGGTCTACGATTACTGCATAGGGCGTTTTTTCACCTTGTGAGGCCTGGTCAATGCGTATGGGTTCCGCAGTAATGCCTTCAATATTTTTACTATTGATCCGTTCAATAAAGGCCATAGGGAAGCTGCGTTCCTGACCATAAAGAATACCAATCTTTTTCATTCAGGGAATTTAAGGGTGTGTATCAATGGGCTTAAAGTACAAATTAATTTCTTTCCCAAAAAAGAAATTGCAGAGAGTGGGTTTCGCACAGAGCGAAGGAGAAAAGGAGAAAGATTTCAAAATTTCTGATTTGAAGATTTCAGAGGCTTTTGGTTTCATTTTACATGCGCCATCACATCCGTCAGTTGTAAAGGCTTTTACTGTCACCATGAACTTTGGTACACCCCATCTTTAGCGGGGCTCTAGTACCCAAAAAACAATCCCGGCAGCTAAAGTAACCATGCAGTAAAAACCAACGAATCCTGTTAATCCTACTAATCCCATCCATCCGCGGTCCTTCATCACCGAATCGTCAGCCTACCTTCATGGTAGCTTCCGGGTAAAGCCATAGTAACGTCATAGTAACGCCCTACTAACCTGTGGGTAATCTGTAGGTTCACCCGTACCTCACCCGTATCTCGGCCCTACTACAGCCCTTCCTTCACCCGTATCCCGAGTAGGCAAGTGCATTAAAAACAGTAAGGAAATAGTTAATAAAATTGCAATATAAGAGCCCTAGAACCAGGCCCAAGCGAAGTGTTCCAAAGATACAAAACCGCACCCCTAATTACCAATTTCAC
This genomic interval from Flavisolibacter tropicus contains the following:
- a CDS encoding amidohydrolase — its product is MRILIKLLLVSFVFIACNTASNVDLIVYNAKIYTVDSSFSIAEAMAIKDGKIAAVGTTKDITTNYSAKDKVDAAGKVIYPGLIDAHAHFYRYGLGLQTADLVGTTSWEDILTKLQAFAQQNQEGWLIGRGWDQNDWDVKQYPTKERLDQLFPGRPVILTRIDGHAAIANQKALDLAGVKPGATLTGGEVEVKDGKLTGVLIDNAVDLVSSKIPAATPAQIKKALDQAQQNCFAVGLTTVDDCGLDYREVLTIDSLQKKGELKMRVYAMLSDAKQNYDYIFDKGKIKTDHLSVRSFKVYADGALGSRGACLLQPYTDRPNWYGFLLSPLSHFDSVANIIASKDFQMCTHAIGDSGNRAILNIYAKYLKGKNDKRWRIEHAQVINQADFDLFGQNNIVPSVQPTHGTSDMYWAADRLGNERVKGAYAYKQLLQQNGWIPLGTDFPVEDISPFKTFLASVFRQDAKGYPAGGFQMENALSREEAIRGMTIWAAKSNFEEGEKGSLEKGKFADFVILDRDLMTVLPTDVLKTTVLATYIGGNRVYGK
- a CDS encoding ATP-grasp domain-containing protein, encoding MKKIGILYGQERSFPMAFIERINSKNIEGITAEPIRIDQASQGEKTPYAVIVDRISQDVPFYRTWLKNAALTGTAVINNPFWWSADDKYFNNCLMTQIGVPVPRTAILPSYDLPVDTKNESFANLAYPLDWEGIFNYVGFPAYMKPYAGGGWKNVYRLDNMDEFYQKHAETGQLVMLLQEEIVFEEYYRCYCIGGKYVRIMPYEPRNPHHQRYEANFTPSQERLKQMEEIVLRINHYLGYDFNTVELAVRDGVPYAIDFGNPAPDAERTSVGEDNFEWVVETAANYAIERALAQKDGQDNLTWGNYIKHSVAGMPLTGEPKAKAPKKQAPAKVESKAKAPAKKAKRGKGEQAADNS
- a CDS encoding amidase, with translation MKQLLVGLTLFISVPALSQTKQDSLQLLQKTAGLFHLNFTSAEADSMLESINDYTAIYAGMHRSMPPNHLAYPFAYNPAPIGFSIPTQQQKIVWNIPTNVALPKNRAELAFYSIPQLASLIKNKKISSVELTQFFIDRLKKWDDSLKAVITLTEDLAIKEAQQADADLKKGIYRGPLQGIPYGLKDLFAVKGYKTTWGTTPYKDQVIDENSFVYEQLHKAGAVLCAKLSLGALAFNDLWFGGRTNNPWNLRQGSSGSSAGSAATTVAGLLPFAIGTETLGSIISPSTRTGATGLRPTFGTVSRSGAMVLCWSLDKAGPICRSAEDCAIVYAAIHGTDSKDPSAVNHAFNYSPKKDVKKMRIAYAENYFKRLNKDALEWKALEDFKALGADIVPVTFPDSGVYNNNLVSIILDAESAAAFDELTRSNRDDLIERQDKNFWPNTWRAARYIPAVEYINANRYRSTLNQKIQDFMKDYDVVIVPTFAGSQLSITNLTGNPALCFPIGFNKSGNPQSITLLGNLYDEASILEFAKAYQDRTDHNKKHPALFKQ
- a CDS encoding carboxylate-amine ligase gives rise to the protein MAYLNYKSFTLGVEEEYMVLDPATRELQSHEQRIVHEGQKIIKDKVKAEMHQAVVEVGTDICQNIDEAFTDIALLRKTISDIAQSLGHSIGASGTHPFSHWESQLITDHIRYNEIVNELQEAARSNLIFGLHVHVGMETREMANHIANSTRYFLPHIYALSTNSPFWEGRKTGYKSYRTKVFDKFPRTGIPEAFESIEAYDNYVKLLMKTNCIDNAKKIWWDLRVHPFFNTVEFRICDVPMTVDETITIAALFQAICAKIYKLRQQNMNYIQYSRALINENKWRASRYGIDGYLIDFGKEEEINTRVLIYELLDFVDDVVDHLGSRHRIDYVHRMLENGTGADRQLKVYEESKNLVSVTDYIQSQFLTGI
- a CDS encoding proline iminopeptidase-family hydrolase translates to MRTFLYLSLLFIIAACQQKQTATPTVAEYFNYGDTGVQTAGIKMIPIHTPVGNFKVWTKRFGNNPRIKVLLLHGGPAMTHEYMEAFESFFPKEGFEFYEYDQLGSYYSDQPIDSSLWTIDRFVDEVEQVRKALDLTNDNFYLLGNSWGGILAMEYALKHQQNLKGLIICNMMASAPEYGRYAEEVLAKQMDPKVLDTVRQIEARGDFSNPKYMELLLPNFYHEHLCRLAEWPDPFNRSLKHINSSIYTLMQGPSEFGIAGRLANWDITKRLPEITVPTLTVGAKYDTMDPEHMKWMSTQVKKGSYLYCPNGSHLSMWDDQKVFMDGVISWIKKVDQSAN
- a CDS encoding type 1 glutamine amidotransferase — encoded protein: MIRVAILDLYEGHANQGMRCIREILNQWSEFHSLELEWDEFDVRQHCQVPDMSYDIYISSGGPGSPLESIGSDWEAAYFNWFSAVEKWNANPSKPNKKFVFFICHSFQLICRHYGVGTVAKRKSTAFGVFPVHVLKEGQVDPLFKGLKDPFYVVDSRDWQVIDPNWNRLDQLGAEVLCIEKYRPHVPYLQAMMGIRFNKYMMGTQFHPEADAIGMSMYLQTEEKKKIVIETHGEEKWKSMIEQLNDPDKIMWTYAHLLPNFLDLAVKHNTVPTT